The Pirellulales bacterium genomic sequence GGCCTCATTGGCCACGTTGTTGGTGGAACAGCAAGACCCAGTTGGCTTGGCGCTGTTCGATAATCAGGAGCGGAGCGTTCTTTCGCCGGCCGCCACGCAATCGCAACTGGTACAAATTATTTATCGATTGGAGCAAGCCAAGCCGGATCGCCAAACCGATTTGGGAGCCGTGTTGCAAACGCTCAGCGGCAAGCTGAAAAAACGCGGGATGGTAATCATCATTTCGGATTTATTGACCGATTTAAATTCGTTTTACGACGGCCTCTCGCGCCTGCAATATTTAGGAAACGAAATTCTGGTGTTTCAAGTTCTCGATAAGGATGAGCTCGATTTGCCCTTCAATGATTTGGTTTTGTTCCGCGACATTGAAGGGAGCGAAGAGCTATTTGCCGAGCCCTGGGCGTTCCGCAAGGCCTATTCGCAGGCGATGCAAAAATTCGTGGAAGAAGTGAAAGATACTTGCGGCAGCCGCGGAATTGACCATTTGCTACTGCGCACCGATGACAATTTAGCGTTAGCCTTGAGCCATTACCTGCACCGTCGAGAAAGTGCCTGAGATTGAAGGCGCATTGGAAACGGATGCTTTTCAACCATGCCCGCCATCAATTTTCTCAATCCGGCATTGTTGTGGGGGCTGGGGCTGGCGTCGATACCCATCATTATTCATTTGCTCTTTCGTCGGCAGTTCAAGCGCGTCGACTGGGCGCCGATGCGGTATTTGAAACTGACGATTCAACGTAATCGTCGCCGAGTTCAATTGGAGCAGTTGTTGTTGCTGCTTATGCGAATTGCTCTGATTGCGTTGTTAGCGTTTTTGGTTGCCCGGCCCGTCGTGCATTCGCTCGGTTTGGCTGGCTGGTTCGGGGCCGGAAGTCGTACCAGTCATGTGCTGGTGCTGGATGATTCACTGAGCATGGGCGTGGCGGTCGAAGGCCACACCGTATTCGATCGCGCCGTTGAGTTGGCCACGCACATCATTCGCGATGTCGGGCCGCAAGATCGCTTTACCTTAGTGTTGGCGTCGCAGCCAAAGCAGCCGCTGGTGCATGAAGTGGAAATCCTGGATGCCGAAAACCTGGCGCAGCT encodes the following:
- a CDS encoding DUF58 domain-containing protein produces the protein MNSMAELPKYSNPEVLARISGLTLRATRVVEGTVCGLHRSPFHGFNVEFAEYREYSPGDDLRLLDWRVLGRTDRFYIKQYEEESNLRATIVMDASASMRYGSGAMTKFDYAATLAASLATLLVEQQDPVGLALFDNQERSVLSPAATQSQLVQIIYRLEQAKPDRQTDLGAVLQTLSGKLKKRGMVIIISDLLTDLNSFYDGLSRLQYLGNEILVFQVLDKDELDLPFNDLVLFRDIEGSEELFAEPWAFRKAYSQAMQKFVEEVKDTCGSRGIDHLLLRTDDNLALALSHYLHRRESA